A window of Trichoderma atroviride chromosome 3, complete sequence contains these coding sequences:
- a CDS encoding uncharacterized protein (BUSCO:EOG092D485T), with the protein MSSADATEPKVEQTNTEAPAASVTASSVFSMFGGGEKKEKKEDEDRGDNSGSAKAQRDAKGDEEEAPESEDVHFEPVVKLTEKVDVKTNEESEEQLFKMRAKLFKFVKAVKKDGEDAPASTGEWKERGTGDVRLLKHKENDKVRLVMRREKTLKVCANHYIVPEITLSPNVGSDRSWVWNAAADVSEGEPEAVTLAIRFANSDNANQFKEAFLKAQKDSEHLFKAAAGEEETKEEEKTA; encoded by the exons GCCCCTGCTGCCTCCGTGACCGCCTCCTCTGTTTTCTCCATGTTCGGCGGTggtgagaagaaggagaagaaggaggacgaggaccGTGGCGACAACTCTGGAAGCGCAAAGGCTCAGCGCGATGCCAAGGGCGATGAG GAGGAGGCCCCCGAGAGCGAGGACGTTCACTTCGAGCCCGTCGTCAAGCTGACCGAGAAGGTCGACGTCAAGACCAACGAGGAGTCTGAGGAGCAGCTCTTCAAGATGCGCGCCAAGCTGTTCAAGTTCGTCAAGGCCGTCAAGaaggatggcgaggatgccCCCGCCTCCACCGGCGAGTGGAAGGAGCGAGGAACTGGCGATGTCAGGCTGCTCAAGCACAAGGAGAATGACAAGGTCCGCCTGGTTATGCGGCGAGAGAAGACGCTCAAGGTCTGCGCCAACCACTACA TTGTCCCCGAAATCACCCTGTCCCCCAACGTTGGCTCCGACCGCAGCTGGGTGTGGAACGCTGCCGCTGATGTCAGCGAGGGCGAGCCCGAGGCTGTTACCCTTGCTATTCGATTCGCCAACTCTGACA ATGCCAACCAGTTCAAGGAGGCCTTCCTGAAGGCCCAGAAGGACAGCGAGCACCTCTTCAAGGCCGCtgccggcgaggaggagaccaaggaggaggagaagactgCTTAA